A genome region from Methanococcoides burtonii DSM 6242 includes the following:
- a CDS encoding heat-shock protein, translated as MDISDNPFVQALAVSGTLSLFMIGMALGVMHIFETGKSPMPSSMILLIFAVLFIVGSVFFEMRGADQVGALIGGCVVSFAATISIFSFFGGVEFVRTGGLGVLGWDKIVSALALCMIASMLLVKLLSYKMQTDYA; from the coding sequence ATGGATATTTCAGATAATCCTTTTGTACAAGCACTGGCAGTCTCAGGCACATTGTCTTTATTCATGATAGGCATGGCTTTGGGTGTAATGCACATTTTCGAGACCGGTAAAAGTCCGATGCCTTCTTCAATGATCTTGCTGATATTTGCTGTATTGTTCATTGTAGGATCTGTCTTCTTTGAAATGAGGGGTGCCGATCAGGTCGGTGCACTTATCGGTGGATGTGTGGTATCATTTGCAGCCACGATCTCTATTTTCTCATTCTTTGGAGGCGTTGAGTTTGTGCGAACTGGTGGGCTTGGGGTATTGGGCTGGGATAAGATTGTCTCCGCACTTGCGTTGTGTATGATCGCCAGTATGTTGCTTGTCAAATTATTGTCTTATAAGATGCAAACTGATTATGCCTGA
- a CDS encoding acylphosphatase, translating into MNTTDDVSCAEIYVSGRVQGVYFRGFTQKTATSLGLMGYAQNLPDGRVKVVAQGKRSCISELLDHLHIGPELSNVECIEVGWMGLSDTFTDFFIKR; encoded by the coding sequence ATGAATACGACAGATGATGTGTCCTGTGCGGAGATATATGTCTCTGGCAGGGTTCAGGGAGTCTATTTCAGGGGGTTTACCCAGAAGACCGCTACTAGTTTAGGTCTGATGGGGTATGCCCAGAATCTCCCTGATGGTCGTGTCAAAGTGGTTGCTCAGGGGAAAAGGTCCTGCATTTCAGAACTGTTGGACCATTTACATATTGGCCCTGAGCTATCAAATGTTGAATGTATTGAAGTTGGCTGGATGGGTCTCTCTGATACTTTCACTGATTTTTTTATCAAAAGATGA
- the dnaJ gene encoding molecular chaperone DnaJ → MSTTRDYYEILGVSKDASDTELKKAYRKLAMKFHPDKNKEADAEEKFKEISEAYAVLSDAEKKAQYDRFGHAGIDGRYSTEDIFRNADFGDFGDLGDIFGSIFGGGGGFGGFGGGGRRRQGPTRGSDLRYDLGVTLEQAAFGEKVHINVPRAENCETCGGTGAKEGTSPKTCATCRGSGQVTHARRTPLGNFMTTTTCDACHGKGQVIESPCPVCRGSGKQKKVRKMGVSIPKGADTGLRLKMSGEGEAGSPGAPSGDLYIVIHVKQHDEFERIGDDIVYGIPISFSQAALGAEIKVPTLHGKVKMKIKPGTQTHSILRLKGKGMPRLHGHGQGDQLVKVIVETPTDLTGKQKELLDEFDRLSTGNSKGSKGKGFFDKVKDTFESAISTISPGTVE, encoded by the coding sequence ATGTCGACCACGCGAGATTATTATGAAATACTTGGTGTATCGAAAGATGCATCTGATACTGAGTTGAAAAAAGCTTACCGCAAACTTGCGATGAAATTTCATCCTGACAAGAACAAAGAAGCGGATGCTGAAGAGAAGTTCAAGGAGATCTCCGAAGCGTATGCTGTCCTTTCAGATGCTGAGAAAAAGGCGCAGTATGATCGTTTTGGACATGCGGGTATCGATGGTCGATACAGTACTGAAGACATTTTTAGAAATGCTGATTTTGGCGATTTTGGTGACCTTGGTGATATTTTCGGCAGTATTTTTGGTGGCGGTGGCGGCTTCGGCGGTTTTGGTGGCGGAGGACGCCGCAGGCAGGGGCCTACAAGAGGCTCGGACCTGAGGTATGACCTTGGCGTAACGCTGGAACAGGCTGCTTTCGGAGAAAAAGTGCATATAAATGTCCCACGTGCAGAGAATTGTGAAACCTGTGGGGGAACCGGTGCAAAAGAAGGCACAAGTCCTAAAACATGTGCTACATGTCGTGGCAGTGGCCAGGTAACCCATGCAAGAAGAACACCGCTTGGCAACTTCATGACCACAACCACTTGTGATGCTTGTCATGGAAAGGGTCAGGTAATTGAATCTCCCTGTCCTGTCTGTAGAGGTTCAGGCAAGCAAAAGAAAGTGCGCAAAATGGGTGTCTCGATTCCAAAGGGCGCTGATACAGGTCTTCGACTGAAGATGTCTGGAGAAGGCGAAGCTGGTAGCCCTGGTGCACCATCCGGTGATCTCTATATTGTCATCCATGTCAAACAACACGATGAATTCGAGCGTATTGGCGATGATATTGTTTATGGGATACCAATATCATTCTCACAGGCAGCGTTGGGCGCTGAGATAAAAGTACCGACCCTTCATGGGAAAGTGAAGATGAAGATCAAGCCAGGCACTCAGACCCATTCCATATTACGCTTAAAGGGTAAGGGTATGCCTCGCCTTCACGGACATGGTCAAGGCGACCAACTTGTGAAAGTGATCGTTGAAACGCCTACGGACCTTACTGGTAAACAGAAAGAACTACTTGATGAATTCGATAGGCTCAGCACTGGTAATTCTAAAGGTTCTAAGGGCAAGGGTTTCTTCGATAAGGTAAAGGACACATTTGAAAGTGCTATCTCTACCATATCTCCTGGTACTGTTGAATAA
- a CDS encoding hydantoinase/oxoprolinase family protein, giving the protein MRYIGVDIGGANTKVASSDGEITELLYIPLWKDTILPSALKELADRLQPDGLAVVMTGELADCFVDKEEGINFIMDAVNNAFDCEVRYVNNTGNFQKSTQNNRELAAANWAASARLIGEEVGDCIFVDVGSTTSDVIPIKNGKHVAGHTDFSRLLRDELFYAGTLRTNLAALLETVNLDAGTCRVSSELFANTADAYMMLGDIDKELYTCETSDGAGKDRIDCMRRLARVVCADLTEISEEDIYRLAKNVKERQIELLCNSVSAVAEANELDMIVSAGLGEFMIEKAAKRLGYDCFSTADKWSKNISKVFPAYAAARSMDKEKNE; this is encoded by the coding sequence ATGAGATATATAGGAGTAGACATCGGCGGAGCAAATACTAAAGTTGCATCAAGTGATGGCGAAATTACAGAATTGCTCTACATTCCGCTCTGGAAAGACACGATCCTCCCATCCGCACTTAAGGAACTGGCTGACAGACTGCAACCTGATGGATTGGCCGTTGTTATGACAGGAGAACTGGCAGACTGTTTTGTCGACAAGGAGGAAGGTATCAACTTCATAATGGATGCAGTGAACAACGCCTTCGACTGTGAAGTGAGATACGTCAACAATACCGGTAATTTCCAGAAAAGTACACAAAACAACAGAGAACTTGCCGCAGCAAACTGGGCTGCATCTGCCCGCCTGATAGGAGAAGAGGTCGGAGATTGCATTTTTGTAGACGTAGGCAGCACTACAAGTGATGTGATTCCCATCAAGAATGGAAAACATGTTGCAGGACATACTGATTTTTCAAGATTGCTCAGAGATGAACTGTTCTATGCAGGTACGCTGCGCACGAACCTTGCGGCATTGCTTGAAACCGTAAACCTTGATGCTGGCACATGCCGGGTATCATCTGAACTCTTTGCAAATACAGCAGATGCATATATGATGCTTGGAGATATCGATAAAGAACTCTATACATGCGAGACTTCAGACGGTGCAGGCAAAGACAGAATCGATTGTATGAGAAGACTTGCCCGCGTTGTATGTGCAGACCTTACCGAAATATCAGAAGAGGACATATACCGGCTGGCAAAGAACGTTAAGGAAAGACAGATAGAATTGCTATGTAATTCAGTATCTGCCGTTGCTGAAGCGAATGAACTTGACATGATAGTGTCAGCAGGTTTAGGAGAGTTCATGATAGAAAAGGCTGCAAAAAGGCTCGGTTATGACTGTTTCTCAACTGCGGACAAGTGGAGTAAGAATATATCGAAGGTATTTCCCGCATATGCTGCGGCCAGATCGATGGATAAGGAAAAGAACGAATGA
- a CDS encoding amino acid kinase, with translation MKVVLKLGGSLIDRSSELIKAISDHFAATEGNMQVIIVPGGGIFADTIRRISKEYSLTEKAAHWMAIAAMEQYAHLLEDLSSIPTIENTSNINANVSILLPYRLLKDTDELPHSWDVTSDTIAAWVAQRMSARLVKATDVDGIFNNGKMIEEITLKELEVMGETCADRMLSTMLIKHGMECVIVNGDHPERVIAAIEGKKVIGTYIKGNA, from the coding sequence ATGAAGGTCGTCCTTAAACTTGGAGGAAGTCTGATAGACAGATCATCAGAGCTCATAAAGGCCATATCTGACCACTTTGCCGCAACCGAAGGGAATATGCAAGTGATCATTGTGCCCGGCGGAGGCATCTTTGCAGATACTATACGCAGGATATCTAAAGAGTATTCACTCACGGAAAAAGCAGCCCACTGGATGGCTATAGCAGCAATGGAACAATATGCACACCTTCTCGAAGATCTAAGCAGCATACCAACCATCGAGAATACAAGCAATATCAACGCAAATGTATCAATATTACTCCCATACAGACTTTTGAAAGATACAGATGAACTACCCCATTCATGGGATGTTACCTCAGACACCATTGCAGCATGGGTGGCACAAAGGATGAGTGCAAGACTTGTCAAAGCCACCGATGTTGATGGTATTTTCAATAATGGGAAAATGATAGAGGAAATAACCTTAAAGGAACTTGAGGTAATGGGAGAAACATGCGCTGATCGGATGTTATCCACAATGCTGATAAAGCACGGCATGGAATGCGTGATCGTGAATGGAGATCATCCTGAGAGGGTGATTGCAGCCATTGAAGGAAAAAAAGTAATAGGAACTTATATCAAGGGGAATGCTTAA
- the trkA gene encoding Trk system potassium transporter TrkA codes for MKIIIVGAGEVGFHIASSLYLNNDVVVIDIDEDACARADELDVQVIQGNGANVSILERLINDADLLVAVTGSDELNIVTCTTAKLISPLHKQLKTMARVTNPDYIDRPVATRTQVGIDVMICPELALASEVAEILSMPSAIDAEVFADGKVKMMEFVVSDESDLVDKKMKDLDISECCIVSALYRDSNIIIPHGDDVIHKGDHVVVIGKSDAMMDIGNLFAGHTDNVKRVLIIGGGTVGFYLAKLLEKSNTSIKIIEKNLDRCESIADLLPKVLVLKGNGTDIHLLKEEGVQNMDVVISVTDSDEKNLLCALLSKQLGAKKVIVRADHLDYVPLFELVGVDRAVSPREATINEVLKLTMGTGIEALTMIEGEKAEIIEYNASSTSKVTGKPLKNVRFPEGALVCMVVHKGDTFVPRGNYIIKEGDRVLVFLLPSAHQKVERLFK; via the coding sequence ATGAAGATCATTATCGTAGGTGCCGGAGAAGTAGGATTTCATATTGCAAGTTCTCTCTATCTCAACAATGATGTTGTTGTCATTGATATCGATGAGGATGCATGTGCGAGAGCTGATGAACTGGATGTACAGGTTATTCAGGGTAATGGTGCAAATGTTTCTATTCTTGAGCGTCTGATAAACGATGCTGATCTCCTTGTTGCCGTAACGGGTTCAGATGAATTGAACATTGTTACCTGTACGACTGCCAAGCTGATATCTCCTTTACACAAACAGCTCAAGACAATGGCGAGGGTAACGAACCCTGATTATATCGACAGGCCTGTTGCAACGCGCACTCAGGTGGGTATCGATGTCATGATCTGCCCTGAGCTTGCTTTGGCTTCTGAGGTTGCTGAGATCCTTTCTATGCCTTCTGCAATAGATGCTGAGGTGTTTGCAGATGGAAAGGTAAAGATGATGGAATTCGTTGTCTCGGATGAAAGCGATCTTGTTGACAAAAAAATGAAAGACCTTGATATTTCTGAATGTTGTATAGTGAGTGCGCTTTATAGAGATTCGAATATTATCATTCCACATGGTGACGATGTCATCCACAAAGGTGACCATGTTGTGGTCATCGGTAAATCCGATGCCATGATGGACATTGGTAATCTCTTTGCCGGACATACGGACAATGTGAAGCGAGTTCTCATCATTGGCGGTGGGACAGTTGGTTTCTATCTTGCAAAGCTTCTGGAGAAAAGCAACACGAGCATTAAGATAATTGAAAAGAATCTGGATCGATGTGAATCGATTGCAGATCTCCTTCCAAAAGTTCTTGTCCTGAAAGGAAATGGTACCGATATACATCTTCTAAAAGAAGAGGGTGTTCAGAACATGGATGTCGTGATCTCCGTCACTGATAGTGATGAGAAAAATCTGTTATGCGCTCTTCTGTCCAAGCAACTTGGTGCAAAGAAGGTTATTGTAAGGGCTGACCATCTTGATTATGTGCCATTGTTCGAATTGGTGGGCGTAGATCGCGCGGTAAGTCCAAGGGAAGCTACGATCAATGAAGTTCTGAAGTTGACAATGGGGACTGGTATTGAAGCATTGACAATGATCGAAGGCGAAAAGGCCGAGATCATAGAATATAATGCATCCAGTACTTCTAAAGTGACTGGTAAACCTTTGAAGAATGTACGGTTCCCTGAAGGTGCTCTGGTATGTATGGTAGTACATAAAGGCGATACATTCGTTCCCCGTGGTAATTATATCATAAAAGAAGGGGATCGTGTTCTTGTGTTCTTATTACCTTCTGCACATCAAAAAGTTGAACGCTTGTTCAAGTGA
- a CDS encoding HVO_2753 family zinc finger protein, with the protein MAKVEQCTSCGIHLVEKGFTRLPCPTCETELGRCTKCRQQSNPYTCPKCGFVGP; encoded by the coding sequence ATGGCAAAAGTTGAACAATGCACATCATGCGGAATTCACCTTGTTGAGAAAGGGTTCACAAGACTCCCTTGCCCAACATGCGAAACCGAACTTGGAAGATGTACCAAGTGCAGACAACAGAGCAACCCTTACACATGTCCAAAATGCGGATTTGTAGGACCCTGA
- a CDS encoding ATP-grasp domain-containing protein — protein sequence MKILLSEYAVSTGMSGTYLLEGKAMLSTLASSFSRLGHEVIYTTSDTTIEHGKPVRSSEEDIEATIRKCAKECDAGLVIAPEDILPGLTAIIEENTLNLGCSPDSASICSDKLECTRILENAGLAVPRTYAFGESMPFKGCWVTKPRYGCASEDTFVCHRPDIRRDHIATEYIEGEHLSVSLICGKEQLPLTVNAQRMEIDPAKDASKIDYCGCTTPYRTDREQELYDVAKKATRALGCNGYIGVDIILGDRPYIVDVNPRPTTSLVGITKIMDKEIAELLLKNGMGESLPEIKITGEYSFTKEELR from the coding sequence ATGAAAATACTTCTTTCTGAATACGCTGTCAGCACAGGGATGAGCGGCACCTACCTTCTGGAAGGAAAAGCAATGCTATCCACCCTGGCATCCAGCTTTTCGCGTCTCGGGCACGAAGTGATATACACAACCTCCGATACGACCATCGAGCACGGGAAACCTGTCAGATCATCCGAAGAAGATATCGAAGCAACGATAAGGAAATGTGCCAAAGAATGTGATGCGGGACTTGTCATAGCCCCCGAAGATATACTCCCGGGACTTACAGCAATAATTGAAGAGAATACACTGAACCTTGGTTGTTCACCAGATTCAGCATCCATCTGTTCGGATAAACTTGAATGTACCAGAATACTCGAAAACGCAGGGCTTGCAGTCCCCAGAACATATGCATTCGGAGAAAGTATGCCATTTAAAGGATGCTGGGTAACAAAACCCAGATATGGTTGTGCATCTGAAGATACTTTTGTTTGCCACCGACCAGATATTAGAAGAGACCATATTGCGACCGAGTATATTGAAGGCGAACATCTAAGTGTTAGCCTGATCTGTGGAAAAGAACAACTTCCCCTAACAGTGAATGCACAGAGGATGGAGATAGACCCCGCAAAGGATGCTTCCAAAATAGATTATTGCGGCTGTACAACTCCATACAGAACAGATAGAGAACAGGAGCTATATGATGTAGCAAAGAAAGCTACAAGAGCATTAGGCTGCAATGGATACATAGGAGTGGACATCATACTTGGGGACAGACCATACATAGTAGATGTTAATCCAAGACCTACAACATCCCTTGTAGGTATTACGAAGATAATGGACAAAGAGATAGCAGAACTCCTTCTCAAGAACGGAATGGGAGAATCACTGCCAGAAATAAAGATAACCGGAGAATATTCATTCACCAAAGAGGAACTGAGATGA
- the grpE gene encoding nucleotide exchange factor GrpE, whose product MTGKFGKKSKSEKKSDPCTCCADENAEALKENASDSTEDLHTSCDSQIAELNEQIMRQRAEFENFRNRSLREKEEFRKFALEEIMVELLEVRDNFDRALESAKKADDVNSIIEGVEMVFKQFTSILEKEGLKMIDCEGKEFDPHFHEAMMHVQTTEHADQHIVDVCKAGYELNSKVIRHAMVTVAQNPDEE is encoded by the coding sequence ATGACAGGTAAATTTGGAAAGAAATCTAAATCGGAGAAGAAGTCCGATCCTTGTACTTGCTGTGCAGATGAGAATGCAGAAGCCTTAAAGGAAAATGCTTCTGATAGCACAGAGGATCTGCATACTTCCTGTGATTCTCAGATCGCTGAACTAAATGAACAAATAATGCGCCAGAGAGCGGAATTTGAGAATTTCAGAAATCGAAGCCTGCGGGAAAAAGAAGAATTTCGAAAATTTGCTCTTGAAGAAATAATGGTTGAGTTGCTTGAGGTACGTGACAACTTTGATCGTGCTCTCGAATCTGCTAAAAAAGCAGATGATGTTAATTCCATTATAGAAGGCGTTGAAATGGTGTTCAAGCAATTCACATCTATCCTCGAAAAAGAAGGTCTTAAGATGATAGATTGTGAGGGCAAGGAATTTGATCCCCATTTTCATGAGGCTATGATGCATGTGCAGACTACTGAGCACGCTGACCAGCATATTGTTGATGTCTGTAAAGCTGGTTATGAACTTAACTCAAAGGTTATCCGTCATGCGATGGTCACAGTTGCACAGAATCCGGATGAGGAATGA
- a CDS encoding elongation factor 1-beta, translated as MGEVAATMKIMPEGVDTDLDDLKIRLEAVLPEGASIFGSEIEPVAFGLKALKLVVLVGDLEGGTEPVEEAFAAVPGVESVQVTELGRPV; from the coding sequence ATGGGTGAAGTAGCAGCAACAATGAAGATCATGCCAGAAGGGGTAGATACCGACCTGGATGACCTTAAGATCAGGCTTGAAGCAGTATTACCAGAAGGCGCATCTATCTTTGGCTCAGAGATAGAACCTGTCGCATTTGGTTTGAAAGCACTTAAACTAGTAGTCCTCGTTGGCGACCTCGAAGGCGGCACAGAGCCTGTAGAAGAAGCTTTTGCAGCAGTACCTGGTGTAGAGAGCGTACAGGTCACTGAATTGGGAAGACCTGTTTAA
- a CDS encoding toprim domain-containing protein, which translates to MSKFHPGSGSSAIKDHLKAPFSDYQWRLESIELILAELAEHSNNGAIILAEGKRDIISLKKLGINGPIELVTQSPLTEISERVASEKRRVIILTDWDRRGNILAAKLSEDLVYLGADVDMQLRDKLSSLVKKEIKDVESLYTYIIKLRKIVTGDQIDI; encoded by the coding sequence ATGTCAAAATTTCATCCTGGCAGTGGGTCCTCTGCAATTAAGGATCATTTGAAAGCTCCCTTTTCTGACTATCAGTGGAGGCTCGAATCGATCGAGCTCATACTTGCTGAGCTGGCGGAACATTCCAATAATGGAGCTATTATTCTGGCTGAAGGGAAACGTGACATCATTTCGTTGAAAAAACTTGGTATCAACGGTCCTATCGAACTCGTCACGCAGTCCCCTCTTACGGAGATCTCTGAAAGGGTTGCAAGTGAGAAGAGACGAGTTATCATTCTTACTGATTGGGACCGGAGGGGTAACATCCTTGCTGCGAAACTTTCTGAGGACCTGGTATATCTCGGTGCTGATGTTGATATGCAGCTACGTGATAAGCTAAGTTCTTTGGTTAAAAAAGAGATCAAGGATGTTGAAAGTCTTTATACTTATATTATAAAATTAAGAAAAATAGTCACTGGTGATCAGATCGATATCTGA
- the dnaK gene encoding molecular chaperone DnaK yields the protein MGKILGIDLGTTNSCMAVIEGGKPTVIPNAEGGRTTPSVVGFSKKGDKLVGQVAKRQMIANPGNSVSSIKRHIGEGDYKVNLSGKDYTPQEVSAMILRKLKDDAEAYLGETITQTVITVPAYFNDSQRQATKDAGQIAGLEVLRIINEPTAASLAYGLDKEEGDHKILVYDLGGGTFDVSILELGDGVFEVLSTSGNTHLGGDDFDQRITEFLVEEFKKAEGIDLSNDKAALQRLNDAAEKAKIELSGVASTNVNLPFITADSNGQPKHIDIDITRAQFEKMTEDLVAKTLESMKMALSDAKLTTKDIDRVLLIGGSTRTPAVYNLVKNFIGKDPYKNINPDEAVAVGAAIQAGVLSGEVHDVLLLDVTPLTMGIETLGGVATPLIERNTTIPVKKSQIFSTAADSQPSVEIHILQGERGIASANKTLGRFVLDGIPPAPRGLPQIEVTFDIDSNGILHVNAKDLGTGKEQSISIQKPGGLSDEEIERMVKDAELHAEEDKARKEEVETRNNADSLVNAAENTLKEAGDVATNEQKEQIEAAIADLKTALEGEDLEAIKSKTEALQESVYKVSAAMYEKAQKEASAGAEASEDASGPSSTGSASDDDVVDADYEVVDEDK from the coding sequence ATGGGAAAGATATTGGGTATTGACCTTGGAACTACTAATTCATGTATGGCTGTGATCGAAGGTGGTAAACCTACTGTAATTCCAAATGCTGAAGGTGGAAGGACAACTCCATCAGTGGTTGGTTTTTCAAAGAAGGGAGACAAGCTTGTAGGTCAGGTAGCAAAAAGACAGATGATAGCTAATCCTGGGAACAGTGTAAGTTCTATCAAACGTCATATCGGTGAAGGCGACTATAAGGTCAATCTCAGCGGTAAGGATTACACTCCGCAGGAAGTTTCCGCTATGATCCTGAGGAAGCTCAAGGATGACGCTGAAGCTTATCTAGGCGAGACCATCACTCAGACGGTTATAACTGTACCTGCTTATTTTAATGATTCTCAGAGACAGGCTACCAAAGATGCCGGACAGATCGCAGGTCTTGAGGTCCTAAGAATTATCAATGAGCCTACTGCAGCATCTCTTGCATATGGTCTTGACAAAGAGGAAGGCGACCACAAGATCCTCGTTTACGATCTCGGAGGAGGTACTTTCGATGTATCCATCCTTGAGTTAGGCGATGGTGTATTTGAAGTGCTTTCCACAAGCGGTAATACCCACCTTGGTGGTGATGATTTCGATCAGAGGATCACAGAGTTCCTTGTTGAGGAATTCAAGAAGGCTGAAGGCATCGATCTGTCAAATGACAAAGCTGCCCTCCAGCGTCTCAATGATGCTGCAGAGAAAGCAAAGATCGAGCTTTCCGGTGTTGCTTCTACAAATGTGAACCTTCCGTTCATTACAGCGGATTCCAATGGTCAGCCAAAACATATCGATATTGATATTACAAGGGCACAGTTCGAGAAGATGACCGAAGACCTTGTGGCTAAGACCCTCGAATCAATGAAGATGGCTCTTAGTGATGCGAAGTTGACCACAAAAGACATTGACCGTGTACTTCTTATCGGCGGTTCTACGAGGACCCCTGCAGTATATAATCTTGTCAAGAACTTCATCGGAAAGGATCCATACAAGAACATCAATCCTGATGAGGCAGTTGCAGTTGGTGCAGCTATTCAGGCAGGCGTTCTTTCCGGTGAGGTTCACGATGTCCTCCTTCTTGATGTCACACCACTGACAATGGGTATAGAAACTCTCGGAGGGGTTGCAACCCCACTTATCGAGAGGAACACTACAATTCCTGTTAAGAAGAGCCAGATATTTTCAACTGCGGCAGATAGCCAGCCATCTGTGGAGATTCATATCCTGCAGGGTGAGCGTGGTATCGCATCTGCGAACAAGACCCTCGGTCGTTTTGTGCTTGACGGCATACCACCTGCACCAAGGGGACTGCCACAGATCGAAGTAACATTCGATATCGATTCCAATGGTATCCTTCATGTCAATGCAAAGGATCTCGGTACCGGCAAGGAACAGTCCATCTCTATACAGAAACCAGGTGGATTGTCCGATGAAGAGATCGAGAGGATGGTAAAGGATGCAGAGTTGCACGCTGAGGAAGATAAGGCACGCAAGGAAGAGGTCGAGACAAGGAACAATGCTGATTCTCTTGTTAATGCTGCTGAAAATACCTTGAAGGAAGCTGGAGATGTTGCAACCAATGAGCAGAAAGAACAGATCGAAGCTGCGATCGCTGATCTGAAAACTGCACTTGAAGGGGAAGACCTCGAGGCTATCAAGAGCAAAACAGAAGCACTTCAGGAATCTGTCTATAAGGTTTCTGCTGCAATGTACGAGAAAGCTCAGAAAGAGGCTTCTGCTGGTGCTGAAGCTTCTGAAGATGCAAGTGGTCCTTCATCAACTGGCTCTGCATCAGATGATGATGTCGTTGATGCGGACTATGAAGTTGTTGACGAAGACAAATAA